In Ciconia boyciana chromosome 14, ASM3463844v1, whole genome shotgun sequence, the genomic stretch GGGTGTGCAGGGGTCTTGGGGTTTGCAACGTGCAGCTGCTCTGTCTTTAACAAACATCGCTGGCTCCCTCCAACatcattttaaatgaacaaagaaaagaaacatctgtCTCTGAAAGAGCTCTGCCCTCCACTTATGCCAACATGGACGGCCCCAGGCCAGCCAGGCTCCGTGATACTGAGCTGTAACTTCCCCAGAGtgcaggcagggactgggatggAGCAAATCCGCCTCcttcagcttttgctgaaggGATTTCCAGGCAAGTCAAACGCAGCTCAGGCAGGACCCTGCCTGAAACGCCCCAGCTCACTGCAGGAGGCGAGCCCGGCGCTTCCCGTCCTGCCAGCCCTCCGTACATCACTacagtgcagcactgaaaactTGGCCATCCTGCACGCACTCAGGCCAGGCAATGCTGAGCTTCGCTGCACCAACCCGCCGGCAGCAGAGTCATGCCGCTGCGGGGGCGAGTGGAGCAAGACACTCTCACGTCCTTACCTTGCTAGGGAAAATGTCTATCTTGACGAGGAGGGAAGCCAGCTCCAGGTTCTCGCTGTAGTTGTTCTTCAGGGGTACAGCTCGGAAacctgcagcagggacagccccgGCATTACTCGTGGCACAGGCAGGGACATGTCAGTCCCCTGGCACAGAACTCAAGGGGGTCTTCTCCaacccccccagctcccctcaaGTGGCAGTCGGCCCCAAGGGATGTTAGCAAatgatttcttccttcctttacCTGGTTGGGGATGTGACCTGtcatggggacaggagggactGAGCCAGCCTGGGGACTGACAGTGTCCTCCCATGAGGCTCAGTGTCTCCCTGGCTAACGATGCAATGAGCAGACTGGTGAGGACCACCATGACAGCCCCTCCCTGCTTCCCCGAGCACGTTACCCGTCTTCAAGCCTTTCACCAGGAAGGTGGCCTGAGCCAAGAAGTTCTCATCGCTGAACATGTCCTCCTCGTACACCACGAAGCGGAGGAAGGCAAAGTCGGGGTTGCTGACCTGAAAGTGGAATTGCTTCGGGGTCCAGAGAGGGTTCAGGCCGTTGTCCGCTAGTCACAAAACACGCCGTCAATGGGCAGCCCCCGCCGAGGGCCGTGCCCCCCTGCCCACCACGGCTGATGCTGAGCGcaggggagcagcccccagcccggggccaGGCTTTGCTGCAGTGCCCACGGCTCCCACTGTGGTCAGGAGTGGCGgtgcctccctctcccttcccttcgcTAACCCACTCACCCACGATCTCGGTTTTCTGCTTGGCGTTGTCGTACTCGGCACCGGACACCTCCACCTCCACGAAAGGACAAACGATTCCCCTTCCATTTTTGGGAAGGTGGCGGGCCCCCAGGACCtgggcagagagcaggagagacTTGGTAAGAGTtgggagcaaaggaaaaaaaaaaacttgtctGCATAccaagacattttctttccaaataaatcaCCCTGGCTCTGCTAATTGGAGAGAGACGAGACACTgacagccagcccagccctggaaGCTGCTGTGGTGTGTTACCAATCACCGATTTGATGTGTAAGCcataaaaaaaggcagctgaacTGCCCCAGGTTCCTGTCTGCCGCCTGCACAGCCAGGCCTGGGACCACAGcatccctcctccagcctgccaagctggagctgggctgccaAGCCAAGccaccttcccctgcctggAGAGCTACGCTGGACACCCCCTTCTTTGCCCAAACTTCTCGGCCCTCCCGCCTTGGCTTGAGGATGAAAAGGAGCTGCTCtatgctgctgctctgcctcctgtTCGTAGCACAGTCTGTGCTCAACTCAAATGACAACCTGCTTCCTTGCGAGAGAAAGAAATCCCAGCTCCCTCTTGCCAGTGGCCATATGTCACTCCAGCGTGCTGTCGGCACGCTGCTGTTGCAGGGGAAGGACACACTGCCAACACTGGATCATGTGCTTTGAGTCATGCTGGGCTCGAGACGGCTTCTCCATCCGTGAAAGCTGGCTTTGGTGGGGACATCGGGCAGTTTTGCCAGAGGACAAAAGGCTGAGCCCATCTCTTAAAGGAGACGGTGACGGGCTACGGCACAGTGACTCTTGACACGTGGTGGTTGCAGCTGCAACCCAAGATGCAGGAAGAGTTTGGAAAACAGACGGTGCAGGGAAACGGTGCCAGGCATTTTTAGGGAGACAGTGGACACAGGGTCAATGGTGCAGATGGGACACGATGGCATGTCCTCACTGAGAAGGGCTGTGGCTGTCTTGGGTGGGATCACTCTGAAACAGAGGTGGCCTCAGAGGAGCTGCAGTTTGTGCACGATGTCAGAAACCTGGGAGCACCTAAAGGCAGGATCtccgctgcctcctccccagggTCTGCTCGAGCTGAACGGGCTTGCAAAGGAGACTGCCGACCCACAGCTCGGCTCCGAGACCACTAGGGATGCCTGTACAGGCTAGTGGGACAGCCACTGGTCCAAACATGAGGGCCATCTGGTttggcacagccacagccttcCCACCCTTCCAGGAGCATTGTCTGGCGAGCTGTCCCGTACCCTGCAGAGCCTCTGCTGCGCAGCTCTGTGAGCTGACACGGGAACGGTCCAGCCCCTGTCCCGCcatccaggaagaaaaagattcaaCGAGCATCCACAGTCCCTCCTCCGGTAccccccaccagcagcccccccTCCTCTTATCGCCACCAGCAGCGCACACAGAAACGGGCTGAAAAGTCCGCTCCGACCTCCCAGCATCTTCCCGAGAGGGGCTGTGAGCAAGGGGACATGGAAACATCGAGCCCAGAGCAACTGAGTGACAAGGAGAGGACAAGGCACAGCTCTTGCGTTACCCCGTTGGGAGCCATCATGCGCTCAGGCAGTCCCGGCCAAGctctggggacagggatgccACCTCCGCGGCTCGTGGATGCCACCTGCCGGCACGGGGCCCCGGGTgggaggggtcccggggggagcacccaggggtgctccTGCTACTCCTCTCCAGGCACCCGGGGAGGCTGGCGGCCTCCCACGGCTCGCCAGCACCCGTGGGTCTCCCCCTTCAGCGAGGGCTCTCCAACCCTGCGCTGCGGGACAGCTCGTACGCAGGCGCTGAGGGATTTGgtgaggagcagctgcagaCAGAGGCCAGGAACCCGGACAAACCATTACATCGCCCCAAGCTCGGTATAACCGCCTGGGTCCGACCCAGTCTTCCTCCCACGCTGGGAGGAGGTACTGACCTCAATGGAGAGGGAGAGCGGCTCAACGCCCCGCAGCGTGCTCTTGTCGAAGGGGTCAAAGATGTCATCCCGCATGTTGGCCGGCTGCAAGACGTACCCACACTGGCCACTGGACATGAACAACGCCTGGTTCATCTGCATGGGCTTGTCTGGAGAGCACAGgcaggagatggagggaggAGACCCTGTGCCCTTTCCACAAGCCAGGTTACCTCGATTATTGGTGCCTTGCGGAAAGCCCTTTGCAAGGGGCCCTGGCCCATCCCTTGGCAACGCCTCATGCACCATGGCCTCGCTGCAGCCTGTGCACGTGCTGGGACCACGGGGTGGACTTTCTCATGCACGATCTGCCCAACTACCCAGTGCTCCATGGGAcacctccttttcctccctctcctttcagcTTTCCTTGTGCTGGCTCTAGCGTTTGCCAAACTGCCCTGAGAGACGCTTGAATTcacaaaaggaatgaaaaaagaggCAGGTAGTTTTCTGGTGGGTTGGTGAGCTGAACACAGCTGAAGCCCTGAGCTCACAGCAGGGTTTGGCAAGGgccagggaaaggggaaggctGGACTGCACGGCAGGAGCAGGAGTGGAAGCTGGGGAAAGGTGAGCAGAGCAGCGAGCTTGACTCAGACCCTGCAACCAGCTGGTGTCCcaaggctggggctgcaccGTCCCCTTTGGtacctcctctgcctgccctgcctgtcacCTGGGACCTCAGGAACTCCCTACTTCGTCTCCATTTCACCTTGTCCTCGTGGCACCACAACCTCctggctcagcccagctccccgGGTCCATCCAGCCCTCTGGAGCACATTTCCCCTGCAGCAACCATGCGCCTGCACATCAACACCAGGTCttgctccctgcagagcccctcCTAGacccagagcccccccccagaccccctgtTTGCCAGGACCAGGTTagcaggggtgcaggcaggtggTTCAGAGGAGGCGCAGGGTACACCGGGAGCCTGCCcaccttccctcctgctgccctcaCCTGGGGTCTGGAAGTTGAGCGCTACCAGCTGGCTGCCGCAGATCCACATGGGCAGGGGGTCGTAGTTGGAGGAGTCGAGGCGCTGGCCCTTGGGGTAGATGCGGGAGAGCTGCAGGCGGTTGTACTGCAGGAACTTCTTGCCTTTTATCTTGTTGACATACTTTTCTGCCTTGGTCTCAGGGAAGGAGGACATATCTCGGTAACAGGCCCTCTCTGTGCCGATCTCTGGGAGGAAACAGCACAGCGTAAGCCAGGAGCACATTCCCTTTCCAGACACTTCAAGCACCCCGGGCCCCTTCCTAACaccatcctctcctcccttGGCTCAGCCACCATCAGGTTGTGCAGACCCTGCTCTGCCCCGGCGGGCATTTGCTGGGTGCCCAACACCGATGGCTGAAAGCATTGAAACCGCTCTTGGTGATCGGGCATGATGCTCCCCGGCCCCACTCcctcagcagctgctctggatGGTGACAGATCCCAGCaacagagggatggggaagggaactTCCACCCTCTGGAGAAGGACATTTCCAGAGCTCCAATGTAAAGTAGTTCCAACTTGCTTTGGACACCTGCCCTCTGCTGAGATCTAGCCAAAGCAGCACCTCGGGGCACACCGCGGGGTCTGTAATGCCACGGTGACTGCCTGCGGTGGCCACCAGACTGGCAGATGCTCACTCTCTTCATCGAAGGGCACAGGTCGGCAATAGACCACCAGCTCTGAAAGCTCCAGGGCaatcttcttcctcctctccatcaTCTTCCCTTCGGAGAGCTGccaagagagggagagagaggtgtCAGGGCCAGGTGGGAGCAGCAGTGTTGGATAACCCAGTTCACCAACTGCGGTCAACGGCAGCGCTGGCCTGGTGTGGCCGCTCCTGCCCACGCTGTGGGAACCACCAGCAGGTCTGCTGGGTCTGCATGGGGGTCACCACAGAAGCACCCATGGGAAGGGCCCTTGGTGGGTCCTAACTCCTGCCTGGAGCGGAACTGCCACTGTACCAGCGCAGAGCAGCTGTGGCCTTGTAGCTGAGCCTTGCCACCCTCCATGGATGGAGATCCCCCACCTCCCGAGGCTGCAACACCCTCCCGATGGACCAATCTTTCCAGATGTCCAGCCTGAACCTCTGAAGCCACAACGCGTGGCCACCACCCCTTGCTATATTGTCAAAGATGACGCTGGCTTCATCATCTTTGTAACTGCTCTGCCAGTCATTGCAGGCTGCCATCTCACCACCCTCCCCGCCAGCCTCCACCTGCTCCTCAGCTCCTGGGAAATCCAGGACTTGGCAAGGAGACGTCTCCCCTGCCAAGGGCTCTCCAGACTCACCCGTGCATCAGCCGTCTGGGCTGCCTCCCGGATCTTCTTCACCCAGTCCAGCAAGTCCTCGTGTGTGTCGGCTGCCACGTCAAGGGACAAGCGCGATACCGAGGCCATGCTAATGGAGAAGACGAAGAGGCGGTTGTTCTTCCCCTCGGGGCGGATGGCTGTGTGGGGAGACGGAGCAGAGAGCAAGGTCACAAGCAAATGCTGAGCAACGTCCTTCACACCGCAGAGGGGACAGACATTGAGGGACTCTCATGGCTGCCCCAGGACTCTTCAGCTAAGAGGAGGAGCTCCCATTTATGGTCACTGGAGGCAACAGATGGAGCCCAGGAACTGATAGGTGAGGATGCAGCGTGTATTCCGAGGGGGCTGAGAAGCCTCATGGGGCCTTTGTAGTGCCCTCTTCCTCTCACTCCTGCATCTTCCTCCCATTCCTGCATCTTCCTCGCTCTGTCCCTGAAGTGCCCAGGTGGTAACAGCCACCCGCAGCACAACGTCCTCCGGGctctgaggagcagagggacggcagggagctgcaggctggaCCCAGCTCAGCCAGCACCCAAGAGCCCCAGAGCCCATGGCAGCCCGGCAGGGAGGCTGGACCACACGTATGAGAGGGAGGACAAATCCTTACAGAAAAGAAGTGGCCTACAAAATCGGTCTGAGCTCCCTGGCCCGTGGGGCAGCTGCCCCTGAGAGCCCGCTCAAGGCGTGCTGGAGCGGCTCCTCGGCAGGACGCCGGTGCTCCTCGGccgcaggcaggctgcagcggCACGCCTCAGCCCCAGACGCGGAGGCACGctctgtgctgggagcagcagcgcAGCGCGTCACCACGTGCCAAGCACACACCACAGACCGGTGTTCACTTGCAGCAGGCACAGGGGTGCctacagacagacagacaccgCAGCCCTTCGGCCTGGAAGACCCGCAAACATCACGCGAGAGGGCTGTAACACCCCCCGgtcctccatccctccctggcACTCACCGATCTGGCAGGAGGGCACGTCCAGGACACCTCCGAGCAGGTCTCCCAGGGGGCTGTTCtcatccagctgctgctgggaatgAAGCACAGGCAGGACGGCGTTGGACACGGCACTGGGCAGCGCAGCCGAGCGCCGGGGGCTGCGCACACCcgctcctccccaccccccctcctTGCTCTGCTCAGGCACAAGCTCACCTCCCGCTCTGGCTCCAGGCTACTGGGACCAGTGATTTCCTCCACATAGTTGGAAGGGAACCACAGCTGCTTCTTGCCACCATAATCTCCTCTCCACctggaagagagggaaggggcaTCGTCAGCACCCCCCACGGGATCCCAGAGCATCCTGACTGGGGGTCACAGGGGACAGACAGCTCCTCCAGCATCTGCTTTTAGGGTTCGTGAGGCTTTGGGGCTGTGCAGCTTGTGGGCAATCCCCAAAGGGACCCAACCCTAGAGGGAACACACCTTTCTATGGATGGTGACACAAGGTTTGACTGTGTCCCCAAGGGAAAAAGGAGGCTCAGGACAAACTCACCAGCCTCCTTCCTGTTTCTCCACATTCTGGATGATGGCGTTTTTGGTGAAGGTGAGCTCGTCCTCCCGCTGTGCCTTGTAGTCGAACAGAGCTTTGACTGCACACTGCAACGAGGAGGGGTCCCATGAGGCCAGGCAGAGGATGGACACATGGACAATGAGCCCACGGGATGAGAGACCACCTCCCACCGCAGACGTGTTTGTTGGGGGGGGTGTGAGGCACGTTGTGTGCAGGCAGCATCCAACCCTGCTGCCAGAGGCTGCCAGACCCTAGTGACCCTTGCAAAACAAATCAAGGCCCCCATTTATGCCAAACCAGGGGTCACAAGTCTGGTATGGCCCTGGACAGGCACGTCCCTTTGGGCCAGAGCCACTGATGGGTTTAGTTTGGAGACTTCAGAACAAGAGTTCTttcaagcattggcacaggctgcccagggcagtggttgagtcaccatccctggaggtatttaaaagacgtttagatgaggtgcttagggacatggtatagtggtggtcttggtagtgttaggtttggactcgatgatcttaaaggtcttttccaacctatacaatcctgtgattctgtgattctgtgaagaggCAGCCCAGCCTGGGAACCTGCAGCCTGCAGGCTCAGCCTAGAGCATGTCTTCCTGCACGGTCTAGAAATGAGTGTGCAAAACAATACAGCTCTTGGAAAATAAAGAGACACTTGCTAAACCCTCAGGGCCTCCAGGTTGTTTCATGCCAAGCAGTGAGAGCGTACCTTGAAGGTGGGCATGGGGTTGGCTTCCACGTAGAACCCAGGATGGCGTCCCTCATAAAGGGCTCCGTAGTCTGGCTCCTGTGGAAGCAAAGGGCCAGTGGTTACAACGGTGGCTCTGCAGGAGAACAGGTCCCCTACCTTGGGGGAGGTAGGGAGAACGCCCCAGGGAAGGCACAATGCCAGAGATGATGTTGCACCCAGCAAACAGATGCCCAGCCCACACTCCCTGCTGACCTGGGTCAGAGGGGCAGCAATAAATCTCACTCAAGCCAGTAAGTGCTTCCAACAGGGCATGAAGCCCCAAGAGACTGTGAAGCACAGAGATGGGTCACACAACACCACCTCAAGGCACCAGCTCAAAATTGACCTGTCCATCATCCTTTGGCTTAGCTCTTCCAATGGCTGCCCACACTCACCGCTGTCCCTATCTTCTCCAGTGTCTCCTCATTGATGGGGTACCTCAGCTTCATCTTGCGGTACAGTGGGTGCTTTTCATAGTAGCTGATCAAGTCCACCAGGCTCTCGAACTCGGAGTTGCCGAGCAGCACAGTCTGGCCCTCCTGCTGCACTCGACAGTGCTTGATCTTCCCTTCCGCCCTGGCAggtggaaagacagagagaagtCCCTTGGTGCCTGGCAAGAGAGGGTCTCTGCCAAAATACAGACAACCAAGCAAAAGGTGCCCGCGGGCTGGCTGCTGAGCACAGCCATCTCCCATCAGAAGGTGGGAGatgggaggaggagcagggtcCTAAAGGCTCCCATGGGGCTGTAAGGCTTATCCAGAGCCATccaggagagagaagagctcTGGGAGGGCTCACGTCAGGCTCGCATCCCCTCTCCTGCTGTTTCACACActgcagcatcccagctccACCTCCTGCGCCCACCACCCTCCTCCCAGGGACGCACCGGAAGGAGATGGCGTAGGAGCTGGGCTCGCTCCTCTTGCGCACCAGGAAGGCTCCGTCGCGTGGCACCCTCATCAGCATGTGCTCAGCTTGGGCCCGGGTGAGGTTGGCGTGGTACCACCTTTCAGGAAAGACATGTCACTGTGCATGGGTCTCCACACATCCGGCTCATCCCACACCTCTGCCATGCCGTACTGTTTCCCCTCCAGCCCATAAAAGACTCCCTTGAATCCTCAGAATGAGGACAGGGAGTCCTCGTCATACATGTAATGCTGCAACAGGGCTGTCTTCTCCTTTCTGTGGGACAGGCAGGAACAGAGCCATTTGGTGACACATGACATGGGCGAGGGCATCCCAGCCAAGCCCAGTACCTCCTTGCTTTGCACTAAGCTTCCAAGACAACCAGCTCCATCAACAACGAAGCTGGCCAGCATGGCTGCTGCGACACAGAGAGCTCCACGGGGAGCAAGTGGGGACCAGAGAGCCccagcaaggaaggaaggactgCAGCAAGAGCTGGGAGGGTTTCCCATGGGGTCCCAGCTGCCCAGTGGACATGACCCACCCTCCTCAAACACACACTCACTCCTTGCTCTCATGGGCATTGGTCTGCGGCACTGGCTCCGTCAGCCTCATCTCAAACTCGTTGCACCTCAGCGGCACCTCCTGGTAGTGGGTGATGAGGTCGTAGAGGCTGTCGAACACCAGGTTGTCCGTCAGGAAGAACTTGGGGCTGCCGGCATCCTGCCGCGAGTGGATCCGGCAGTGCTGCACCTTCCCGTTGCGCCTGTGGAAGAGGGAGGGGGTAAACCAGGGTCATCTGTGGAGATTTTGCATCTGCCTCAGGCACACCTCCAGCCCGGACACGGCATTCCTGTCCCACAGGAGAGCCATCGTGCAAGGGTCCCAAGGGACTTGACCCTTCTGCACTGGGACAGTGAGTTGACATGATGCTGGGGCACAGAAAAAGGGGAGAAACCTGCTCAAGGACCACTGGGGAATGGGGCCCCACCACTGAAGATGGTATTAAGATGAAGACTACCCCAGGAGCGACACCGAGCAGCGGGCTGGTGCCTGTGGCCCTCACCAGAAGGAGAGCGTGTAGTCTCCAACAAAGGTCTCGCTCTCTCTGACGAGGAAGGAGCCGTCGGGGGCCCCCGTCTCGATGCAGTACTCTGTCAGCAGCCGCTCCGCGATGTGCCGCCCGTCGCGTCCTGCTCCCAGCTTGCCGTGAAACCACTTCTCCGTGGAGTGAAGCTCGGTGCTGTTGCTCACCTGGCAGAGGGAAAACCCACCGTCTTGGGTTACTGAGGGCAGGCTCGGGGTGCCGGAGTCTGCTCTGCTCGGGGGTCTTCCAACCAGGACCAGGGACTTTCTGAAGCAGCTCCCACCCTTCCCATCACAGGATCTCCCCCTGAAGTCAGCTGGCAGTGGAGATGGCTCAGCCCCTTGGGCAGTCATGTCCTTTCTCTAGGGGAACAACTCACCGTCATGCACGGGAGCCCTCACctccttttgctcttcctcGTCCTCATTTCCTTGGTCACTGGTTGTCTCCCCAGAGTAATAGATCTTGCTGCTGGTCAGGACAAAGTAATGCGGGTTCCACTCCTGCAAGGAAACAAACTCTGGGCAAAAAGACCCCCTGAGGAAGCACCAAGCTGGCCCACCACCCATTGTGGGATCTTCCCTCCTTGATCAGCACAAGCAGCGAGGGGTGATTGGGTTTGTGAAGGACAGTCACTGAcaacactgatttcagtggagtcACAGGAGCTTCCAAGACATTTCCCAGATCCGAAGCATGGGTTtatcagcagcaaaaaaatggCATGTGATAGCTCTTACATACAAACTGGCTGCAGGTCACACTGCAAACACCCCAGCACGTATTAAATGGAGATGACAAAATGAAGAGCAAAtcaatgcaaaaagaaaacattcgGCATGGATTCAGCACGGGGGATATCAGAGATGAGGATATCAGAGATGGTTATCCAGCTTTACCACTGCACTCTCCCATTTTCCAAAAACCTGTTTCGATCGCACGTGACTTTGCCTGACAGATcctcagcaaagcaaagcagcgGAAGAAGTGGACTGTGTATAAGCAAATGCACACAGTAAAATGAATGCTCGGCGCTTTACAAAGGAGAATGCTCGTTTAGGTGTGTTAAGTGTTGTAGGCACTTGGTAGGAGGCAGGCAGGTCTAGAAACGCAGGCCATCGCTAGGACTTACTGCAGCAACAGACAACAGGCTATACGGATTACAcaagagcagctgcagtgcatCAGCCCAGAGCTCCCTCTAGCTCAGCCTTCTGCCTCTAACAAGGGCCAACAGGAGATGCCTAGGGAAGAGCACAGGAGAGAGCCAGCATAAAAACTCCCCCAGCCTTCCGAGACTCCTGAGAAACAGGATGGACCAACGGCCTCTTAGATCATTTGCACCACAGCCCTTCCTTCCAGCACCACAGAGTGCCTTACGGAGTTACCGCGTCATTTATGGAGCCCACAGAGCGGGGCCAGGGTGACAGTGGCAGAGAGAGACGTACGTGATTGATGGGGTCTTCCAGGTAGAGGATCCCGTTCTTGATGGAGTTGCTGATG encodes the following:
- the PLCG1 gene encoding 1-phosphatidylinositol 4,5-bisphosphate phosphodiesterase gamma-1 isoform X3 codes for the protein MAAGPGSGPGAPSEAEAAHLCRSLEVGTVMTLFYSKKSQRPERKTFQVKLETRQVTWSRGSEKIEGAVDIREIKEIRPGKNSRDFDRYQEDPCFRPDQSHCFVVLYGTEFRLKTLSLQATSEDEVNMWIKGLNWLVADTLRAATPLQIERWLRKQFYSLDRNREDRISAKDLKNMLSQVNYRVPNMRFLRERLTDVEQRNGDITYGQFAQLYRSLMFSAQKMMDVPFLERGGERSEHFRVSLLELQKFLLEYQRELWAADTLQVQEFMFNFLRDPLREIDEPYFSLDEFLTFLFSKENSIWNSQLDMVCLENMNNPLSHYWISSSHNTYLTGDQFSSESSLEAYARCLRMGCRCIELDCWDGPDGMPVIYHGHTLTTKIKFSDVLVTIKEHAFVTSDFPVILSIEDHCSIAQQRNMAQNFKKVFGDMLLTKPVDISADGLPSPNQLKRKILIKHKKLAEGSAYEELPTSVMYSENDISNSIKNGILYLEDPINHEWNPHYFVLTSSKIYYSGETTSDQGNEDEEEQKEVSNSTELHSTEKWFHGKLGAGRDGRHIAERLLTEYCIETGAPDGSFLVRESETFVGDYTLSFWRNGKVQHCRIHSRQDAGSPKFFLTDNLVFDSLYDLITHYQEVPLRCNEFEMRLTEPVPQTNAHESKEWYHANLTRAQAEHMLMRVPRDGAFLVRKRSEPSSYAISFRAEGKIKHCRVQQEGQTVLLGNSEFESLVDLISYYEKHPLYRKMKLRYPINEETLEKIGTAEPDYGALYEGRHPGFYVEANPMPTFKCAVKALFDYKAQREDELTFTKNAIIQNVEKQEGGWWRGDYGGKKQLWFPSNYVEEITGPSSLEPEREQQLDENSPLGDLLGGVLDVPSCQIAIRPEGKNNRLFVFSISMASVSRLSLDVAADTHEDLLDWVKKIREAAQTADARLSEGKMMERRKKIALELSELVVYCRPVPFDEEKIGTERACYRDMSSFPETKAEKYVNKIKGKKFLQYNRLQLSRIYPKGQRLDSSNYDPLPMWICGSQLVALNFQTPDKPMQMNQALFMSSGQCGYVLQPANMRDDIFDPFDKSTLRGVEPLSLSIEVLGARHLPKNGRGIVCPFVEVEVSGAEYDNAKQKTEIVADNGLNPLWTPKQFHFQVSNPDFAFLRFVVYEEDMFSDENFLAQATFLVKGLKTGFRAVPLKNNYSENLELASLLVKIDIFPSKENGEINLFSASALRERAGDASNQLLASRGREGSFESRYQQPFEDFRVSQEQLADHFESRERRVLRRTRVNGDNRL
- the PLCG1 gene encoding 1-phosphatidylinositol 4,5-bisphosphate phosphodiesterase gamma-1 isoform X1; translated protein: MAAGPGSGPGAPSEAEAAHLCRSLEVGTVMTLFYSKKSQRPERKTFQVKLETRQVTWSRGSEKIEGAVDIREIKEIRPGKNSRDFDRYQEDPCFRPDQSHCFVVLYGTEFRLKTLSLQATSEDEVNMWIKGLNWLVADTLRAATPLQIERWLRKQFYSLDRNREDRISAKDLKNMLSQVNYRVPNMRFLRERLTDVEQRNGDITYGQFAQLYRSLMFSAQKMMDVPFLERGGERSEHFRVSLLELQKFLLEYQRELWAADTLQVQEFMFNFLRDPLREIDEPYFSLDEFLTFLFSKENSIWNSQLDMVCLENMNNPLSHYWISSSHNTYLTGDQFSSESSLEAYARCLRMGCRCIELDCWDGPDGMPVIYHGHTLTTKIKFSDVLVTIKEHAFVTSDFPVILSIEDHCSIAQQRNMAQNFKKVFGDMLLTKPVDISADGLPSPNQLKRKILIKHKKLAEGSAYEELPTSVMYSENDISNSIKNGILYLEDPINHEWNPHYFVLTSSKIYYSGETTSDQGNEDEEEQKEVSNSTELHSTEKWFHGKLGAGRDGRHIAERLLTEYCIETGAPDGSFLVRESETFVGDYTLSFWRNGKVQHCRIHSRQDAGSPKFFLTDNLVFDSLYDLITHYQEVPLRCNEFEMRLTEPVPQTNAHESKEWYHANLTRAQAEHMLMRVPRDGAFLVRKRSEPSSYAISFRAEGKIKHCRVQQEGQTVLLGNSEFESLVDLISYYEKHPLYRKMKLRYPINEETLEKIGTAEPDYGALYEGRHPGFYVEANPMPTFKCAVKALFDYKAQREDELTFTKNAIIQNVEKQEGGWWRGDYGGKKQLWFPSNYVEEITGPSSLEPEREQQLDENSPLGDLLGGVLDVPSCQIAIRPEGKNNRLFVFSISMASVSRLSLDVAADTHEDLLDWVKKIREAAQTADARLSEGKMMERRKKIALELSELVVYCRPVPFDEEKIGTERACYRDMSSFPETKAEKYVNKIKGKKFLQYNRLQLSRIYPKGQRLDSSNYDPLPMWICGSQLVALNFQTPDKPMQMNQALFMSSGQCGYVLQPANMRDDIFDPFDKSTLRGVEPLSLSIEVLGARHLPKNGRGIVCPFVEVEVSGAEYDNAKQKTEIVADNGLNPLWTPKQFHFQVSNPDFAFLRFVVYEEDMFSDENFLAQATFLVKGLKTGFRAVPLKNNYSENLELASLLVKIDIFPSKQENGEINLFSASALRERAGDASNQLLASRGREGSFESRYQQPFEDFRVSQEQLADHFESRERRVLRRTRVNGDNRL
- the PLCG1 gene encoding 1-phosphatidylinositol 4,5-bisphosphate phosphodiesterase gamma-1 isoform X4, yielding MAAGPGSGPGAPSEAEAAHLCRSLEVGTVMTLFYSKKSQRPERKTFQVKLETRQVTWSRGSEKIEGAVDIREIKEIRPGKNSRDFDRYQEDPCFRPDQSHCFVVLYGTEFRLKTLSLQATSEDEVNMWIKGLNWLVADTLRAATPLQIERWLRKQFYSLDRNREDRISAKDLKNMLSQVNYRVPNMRFLRERLTDVEQRNGDITYGQFAQLYRSLMFSAQKMMDVPFLERGGERSEHFRVSLLELQKFLLEYQRELWAADTLQVQEFMFNFLRDPLREIDEPYFSLDEFLTFLFSKENSIWNSQLDMVCLENMNNPLSHYWISSSHNTYLTGDQFSSESSLEAYARCLRMGCRCIELDCWDGPDGMPVIYHGHTLTTKIKFSDVLVTIKEHAFVTSDFPVILSIEDHCSIAQQRNMAQNFKKVFGDMLLTKPVDISADGLPSPNQLKRKILIKHKKLAEGSAYEELPTSVMYSENDISNSIKNGILYLEDPINHEWNPHYFVLTSSKIYYSGETTSDQGNEDEEEQKEVSNSTELHSTEKWFHGKLGAGRDGRHIAERLLTEYCIETGAPDGSFLVRESETFVGDYTLSFWRNGKVQHCRIHSRQDAGSPKFFLTDNLVFDSLYDLITHYQEVPLRCNEFEMRLTEPVPQTNAHESKEWYHANLTRAQAEHMLMRVPRDGAFLVRKRSEPSSYAISFRAEGKIKHCRVQQEGQTVLLGNSEFESLVDLISYYEKHPLYRKMKLRYPINEETLEKIGTAEPDYGALYEGRHPGFYVEANPMPTFKCAVKALFDYKAQREDELTFTKNAIIQNVEKQEGGWWRGDYGGKKQLWFPSNYVEEITGPSSLEPEREQLDENSPLGDLLGGVLDVPSCQIAIRPEGKNNRLFVFSISMASVSRLSLDVAADTHEDLLDWVKKIREAAQTADARLSEGKMMERRKKIALELSELVVYCRPVPFDEEKIGTERACYRDMSSFPETKAEKYVNKIKGKKFLQYNRLQLSRIYPKGQRLDSSNYDPLPMWICGSQLVALNFQTPDKPMQMNQALFMSSGQCGYVLQPANMRDDIFDPFDKSTLRGVEPLSLSIEVLGARHLPKNGRGIVCPFVEVEVSGAEYDNAKQKTEIVADNGLNPLWTPKQFHFQVSNPDFAFLRFVVYEEDMFSDENFLAQATFLVKGLKTGFRAVPLKNNYSENLELASLLVKIDIFPSKENGEINLFSASALRERAGDASNQLLASRGREGSFESRYQQPFEDFRVSQEQLADHFESRERRVLRRTRVNGDNRL